The Candidatus Neomarinimicrobiota bacterium genome contains the following window.
TTCGATCTGTTGTCGCAGTATTTGTCATCTTACTCTGCCCCTATATTCGATTATTCGAACGCTGGGTCGAATAATAGCAAAACCGGTGCCATAAAGAAAGGTTTTTAATGGCAAGTATTGAATTTATAAGGCGTTTTGGGGGTAAATGGACCTGGGGTCATTGCCTTCCCAATCAAACCATTGTAGGAACCCGTTAGCTATGCAATATTCTGAGGTGTTCCTGGTCATGCTGAATATTTCTATAAGGAGAAGTTGGATTGTCTGTAAAAACAGCAAACAGTGGCATGCGATAGGGGTGGATAGTGATAAAACAATTTACATTCCTCATGGCGATGATAGCTGTACTCCTCCTATGGGCTTGTGATGGATCGCTCTGGTCAGAACCGAAAGACACAGGAAATAATTCAGAACACTGGGCTCCTTCAAATCTCACCGTGATACCATTTGGCGATACAGAACTCAATCTCGTGTGGACGGACAACTCAGAGTTCGAATCAGGGTTCCATATCGAGCGTAGCTTGGGAGCACAATTTGTAGAGTTGACCAGCGTGGGGCCCAATGTTACAAGCTACTTGGATACTTCACTCGTTTTTGGGAAGCGTTACAACTATAGAGTAGCTGCCTACAATAGCACTGATACAAGTAACTACAGCAATATTGTCTCTGTCCCCGCTTGCTTGAGTTGTACCGTGGATGTCGATGGCAATATCTATCCAACTATCCAGATTGACGACCAGATATGGATGGCTCAAAACCTAAGCGTCACACATTATCGAAACGGGGATGACATATCCCTTAACACCAGGGCTGATGACTGGACCGACGTCAGCACCGGGGCGATGTGTTACTTCAATAATGACACAGATAATGCAGAAAGATTTGGCGCACTCTATAATTGGTATGCTGTCAGTGATGCCCGCAATATTGCCCCAGAGGGGTTTCGTGTCCCTTCGGACGGAGACTGGCAAGTGCTGGAAAGGGCCCTGGGAATGGGCTTTAGTGAAGCTGCTGAAACCGGGTATCGGGGGCTGGATCAGGGGAGTCAATTGTCGGGGAATGCCAGTCTGTGGTCAAGTGGGTCTCTTCGTGACGGGACAACCTTCGGAGAGAGCGCGTTTGACGCCTTGCCAGCCGGATACCGCGATCTTAGTACCGGCTCATATATCGGTTTGGGAAACTACGCCTATTTCTGGTCTTCTACAGTGAGCGGTGCTGGAGGGGCATGGTACCGTTGGCTGGATTACGCCCATTCAGAGATCGGCAGATATTACGATTTCCGAAAAGCCGGATACTCAGTAAGATGCGTCAGAGATGTTCAGTAACTTATGTAGAAGTGACCACCCTATCAATCGAAAATAGGAATATAGTTCTGGTTTTGACTTTTCCACAGTCTGAAGACACACAAAAGCAGACACCGGCAACCTGCTGATTCTCAAACTACCACGGAGACCCAGAACGAGCCTGACAATCCCACCGTCAACGATTCAACCTCAAAAGGGATATTGGAAACCAGCAAAGAGTGACCTGACCAACTTACCGGTCTCTATTAGTCTCTCACAACCTCGTCCCCGGATTCACAAAATACACTAACTTGATCATCTTAGCGCCCACATCAGTGAGCTCCCACTGTTCATTTCCAATGTTGTAGTAGAATAATGCTGGCTCAGCAACTCCATTATCCATTACTTTGGTGGAATTCTACCAGAGATACAGCCCACTGATAATGGCTTCCCAAAACTGAGGAATATCCGTCGAGCCCTACATAGTAAGGGTTCTCTCTTTTAAAGTTCAATCCTTAGCGGGCTGGTGAGGGCCGGCCACTGACCTTTCGCTACGTTACGGCTACCCTTAAAAACCAGATAAGAGTATTTTCCATAATGTGGAACCAATTGGCCGATACGAGGCAAAGACCCCAGATCGTCAGAAATAACAACCAGCATTTTTGCAGCTATCTCTTCTTCCTCCGAACTCAAAATAAAGGTATGACCAACCCTGGGAAAGGACTCACCATTTATGGTAATGCTGGTGTCGTTCATCTCGATTTGTTTCGAAAGCTCAGGTGGAAGTGTGGTGGGATTCAGGGCAAAAATGGCGTAGTTGCCTTCCTGGCCCACAGACACCGCATCATTTATTGATGCTGGTGTGATATCACCCTCTGTGAGGGCATCGCCAAATAATTTTAACGCGTCCTTATCGCCTTCTCTGTAATACCAAAAGTGTTTTTCAGCAGCTCCCATTGTTGCAGCAACCGTTGCCTCAATCTCCTGGGGATAGAGGTGACGAAATAAATTGTAGTCGGGATCCAGCTCAAAGGCAGATGCCTCACCAGAGACTGCGAAATCAAAGATGGCTTCTTTGCTAGTGAGGACGACCTGACCATCTTGCTCATCGACGCCCATGAATTTGACTGGAATTTGCAGATTATAAATATCCTCACCCATTTGTGAAACCATGAATTTTACCTGGGTCTGACCAGCTACAAACTCTGACTCCAGAAGAACAACCTTGATTTTGGCAGCACCCACCCGATCCACCCACTGGGGAATGATATGGCTCAGGTCTTTTCCAGAAGTCTTTTCGTACGCTTCCAGCCATTTTTCCCAGGATACCTGTTGCCCTTTGTTTTCTGCAAAAACATTGCGCCAGGCCTGGAAGAAGGCTTCTTCACCGACAATCTCTTCAATCATATGAAAGATCATCATGGTTTTATTGTAGCCAATGGTGCGGCTCTCAGCATTGTGACGAGCTTCAAATTCACGGACAGGGAATTCATTCTCTTTGGTGACATAGCTTTTATACTGTTTGAGAATGTCTTTGCGGTAATCCTTGGCGCTGGCAGGGCCACGTTTCAGTTTATAGCGATAATCGGCACCATAAACAGTCAAGCCTTCACACCAGTTACCATTTTTATAGTCCACATAAATACTGTTGCCCCACCAGTTGTGAAGCACTTCATGACCCAGTGAGGTCATAACAATAAAGGGCAGCCGAATAACCTGTTGTCCCAGAAGCGTCCAGGCTGGCATGCCGTAGCCGGTTGGGAAAAAATTCTCAGCTACTGTAAAGCGATTATAAGGGTAAGCTCCAATCAAATCGAAGTACATGTTCATATAGTCTACTGTTGCGGGTAAATAGGTTTCAAAGAGACTGGTGTCTTCTTCAAAGAAATAACAGTAAATATCTACCTCTCCAGCCTTGGCGTGTTTGACGCGAAATGGTGCTGCCATAAACATGAGACCATCGGATTGATAGGGGTTCTTCCAGGACTGGATTTTTGTGTCTCCTGCACTGATGCTGGCAATACTATTACCATCAGAGATAGATTCCCAGGTTGAGGGTATGGTCGCCGTGACCTCAAAACTCATGAGACCATCTTCTCCACGAGGATAGTAAAACGCACCGGGGCTAAAATAAGCGCCCTTGTCCAGGATGGTGCCGGTGACCTCTCGACCTACATTCTGGTTGGAGAATTTTACATCGTCCACCTCGTCATTAAAGGTGGCTGAGTATTCCAGTGAAAAACCTGTTTCTTCAGCCCTATCATGTTCAAAAAGCACCCATAAGGCTGCCCTTTGCGGGTCTAATGCCTCAATTTTGGCAGTTAATTCAGTGTCTTGCTCTACGAGCCGAATTGAGTCAAGCAACATCAAGTCTGGTGAAGTATTCCCAATGGTCAGTTTTGATATGTGAGCATTAGGTGCGATATATAGCAGGTTTACCCCCTCAAACACCTGTATTTGCCCGGAGTCTGAAAAGATTGCCTCGTGGTTTTCCACATTTATACTAAAATCCAACTTATGTGATTTAAAAACCACTTCATTAACAACCTGGGTCTGACAGGAAAGCAACAACATGGCTATCAGGCCGGCATAAAGGAATCGCTGTAAAGGTTTCATGTCTTACCTCACTACAATAGAAATGGCGTTTTCTGGGGATAGATATTTGTCGGCAACACGATTCACATCTTCAAGGGTGACAGCCTTGAGGGCATCCAGAAAAGTCTGGTCATGATTCATGTCATCCTCAAAGAAAAGTGACGTTCCCAGATAATAGGCCTGGTTGATACTGGACAGGCGTCTAAACATCATGCGTCCAAGATACATGTTGATGGTTTTCTGAACGTCATCTTCACTTAACTGACCCAGAGTCTTTTTGCTCATAAGGGATTCGAATTGAGGCAGGAGAATTTCAGCGTTCTGGGGACGTGTGCCCAGACTCATATAGAAGAGTGCCTTGTTATCCCGGACTGCTGATGTGGCTGTCATGCGATAAACCAGGCCCTGTTTTTCCCGAACATCAAACGTAATTTTATCAGACAATATAAGACCGAGAGCTTTCAGTGCTGCTTCGTCACCCGTTTCAATGTCTTTTACATAACCCCAAAACAGATAGGTGCGCTCACCGCCACCAGGAACATCTATGGTGACAGGGGTGGCTGGTTTGAGATATGATTTTTCCGTCAGGGGATATGTTTTAGCTGGTGAATTTGAGCCTGCAAGAAGCAGCCTGGAGACCACATCTTCCGCTTTGGGAGATACCACGCTGACCACACGATTGTCCGGGCTGAAATAGACCCGAGCGAATTCAACAAGACTTTCATAACTCAGGGCCTTTTCATTCTCCTTTGCTGCAGATCCATACAGGGTTGAATCAACCAGGGCATCAAAGAGGTCTTTTGCTTTGTCCTTGCTGCCATGCATCATGGATTGAGAGAATTTTCCCCGGGCAATATTGAACTCTTCTGAAGTGGGTATAAAACCATTCATCTCCGCCTTCAAAAAGGCAATGGTGCCAACAATATTATTGGCCAGTCCCTCAACACGGATATATCCAAAGTCAGGATGGAGATAGATGTTATCCATGGGAATCCAGGGATTGTCATTAACCGTAAATTTCAGACCGAATTTTTGACTCTCAGCCAGTTTTTCCGTGCTCTTCATGCGTTGACCAAAACAATCATGGAGATATTTGGCGGCATCTTTACCAAACTCAGCTTCATATGCTGATTTATATTTAAAAAGGTAATGAATGGCCAGCAGTTCTGAGCCAGGGTTCTGACGAACGATAAGACCCATGCCTTTTTCAGGTGATTGAACCAGGCTGGTCTTTATCTCGCCTGAAACGCCAGCTGATTCAGCACTTTGAGCATGGTGGAAGATGACTGTGGGCTCCATTTTCATTCTGAAATATTTCAAAGCACCGGCAGCTTCACTGAAGTCTCTGGCGGTTGGAAGATCCAGAACCCCATCGATACCGGAAACTGCCAGATCAAAGGCATTGTAAATCCCAAACATATGGGGCTTTTCAACATTCTGGAGAAAAGCCGTCTTTTCTTTGGTGGCCATGGATGCCAGGGTGGTTGAGGCAATTCTGAATTTGGTTTTGTTTATGGCCCGGTTGAGTTCATTACTGATCTTCCTGGCATTGTCTTCATTTTTCAGATTTAGCTTTAGCTCGACATAATTGGCGATGGGGCTGGAATGGATTTGTATGGAAAGGCCATCGACTGTTTCTGGCCAGGCTTCCTTGAGGTTGGTTTCCATTGTGGGCTGAATGTCCTTAAGGGCCATTTCCAAAAGCGGCATGAAGCCCTTGGGGTACTTATTTTCCAGAGGATAGATCTGATGGAGGGTGGGAACTTCTCCGCCATAATATCTGTCCAACCAGCTGGACTCAGACAAGGGTGTGGCGACTGGTTTGGTCATGCCTGTTTTCAAAATAGAGTCTGTAGGTCTAAAAATTGAGCCCGGTGCTGCCGACCCATAAATTCTATTGATGTCCTCCAGCATGGTGGCAGAATCAAAATTTCCAATGGCGCTAAGGATCATGTTGTTGGGGCGATAGGTTGATTGGTAATAATGGTTCACTGCATCCCGGGTCATGTGTTCAATGGTGGCATAGGTTCCCAGGGTTGGCAGGGAAAGCGAGTGACCTCGATACAATTCAGCAGATAGATTGTATTCCATCTGGGTTGCAGGCTTGGAAAGACTCTGTGCTATTTCCTCAAGCACAATGCCCTTTTCTTTTTCAAACTTTTCTTCGGGCAGGATTGAGTTAAACAACATGTCAGCCTGAATTTCCATGCCGGCAATCTTGTGTTCAGCAGGCATGACCATCATAAAATTAGTGTAATAGTCACCTGTATTGGCGTTGTTGTAGCCCCCTATCAGGTCTGTGGCATCATAGAGCTCCCTTTGTGTTCTGGTCGTGGTGCCATTGAACAGGAGGTGTTCCAGCATGTGACTCATACCGCTGGTTTCATAGGTCTCATAAGCGGAACCCGTTTTGATAATCACATTTACGCCCACCATGGGCAGGGCTTTGTTTTCGATGAGCAGGACATCCATACCGTTATTAAGCTTGTGAATGGAAACACCTGGTTGAGCAGCCATCCCTGCTGATATCGTGAGCATGAGTGCAAAAGAGATTGTGGTTTTTTTCATATGTGACTTCTTTCTCGGGTTGAGTTTATTCGTTCCAATATTTGGGTGTCGTGCCAGGCCAGGCGAGGATTCGAATCCTCGCTTGGGCAAACAGGCAATATTTATTGGGGGGTGATCAATACCCTGGCACCCATTTCAGGGGGTGCTTCAATACCCAGGAGAGCCAGGACGGTGACGCCAATGTCAGACAGACATCCGTCAGACAATTCCACATTCAAATGGGATTCATCGGCGATATACAGCAACTCCACGGGATTGAGGCTATGACTGGTCCTTACCGCTCCAGTCTCATAATCAAGCATCTGATCCACATTGCCATGGTCCGCTGTCATGAGTATCTGCCCATCTCGGGCTAATATTGCCGGGATAATCTGGGCAATACATTCATCCAGAACCTCAACGGCCTTCACGCCTGCATCAAAATTGCCAGTATGTCCCACCATATCACCATTGGCATAATTCACCATGATAAAATCATACTTATCTTCATCAAGTTTTTCTAAAAATCGCTCGGTTACCCGATAGGCTTCCATTTCAGGATGATCGGCAAAGCTGGCGGGGTCAAAACGACCCTTTAATTCTTCCCGATCTTCATTTTTATAGGGAGTGGTCAGCTTGCCATTAAAGAAGCTTGTGACATGGGGAAATTTCTGGGTCTCAGCCATACGCAACTGGTGCAGACCTGCCTCAGCAATGAGTTGACCGACAGTGACTGAGGGTTCAGAGTCAGCTCCACCAGCGTCAGCCAGTAGAAAGTTTTCAAAACCATCATAATAGGCCGTCATACCAGCATAGATAATATCCAGCTTTACTTTGGGGGTTCCGGGATAGTCTTTTGCCGTAAATGCCAGGGTTAATTGGGTCGCCCGATCCTGTCGGTAATTGGTGTGCAACACGACATCACCATCATGAATCCCTGTATAACCTTCCATGACAAAGGGTTCGATATATTCATCAAACATGTCTTCACCACTAGGGGTTTTATCATTTTCCCAGGAGGATTGAATGGCATCTCCGGCAGAGGTCATGGGACGGCCCTTGCCTGAAACGATACATGCATAGGCTCGATCTGTTATTTCCCAGACCTTGCCTCTATCCATACCATAGTAGCGGCCCATGAGGGTGCCAATGGAGACATTTTGAAATTCTGCTATGACACCTTCAAGCTTACTTAAATGTTCAAGAGCTGAACGTGGCGGTGTGTCACGTCCATCTAAAAATGGGTGAATGACTATTTTGCCTGCTGGATACTCTGCGCTGGCCTGACGAATAAATTTAAAGAGATGGTCGTAGTGAGCATGGACACCCTCATCCTGTAACAAACCAAAAAGATGGAAGGTGGATTCCCTGGCCTGCCACTGCTGCATCATGGCCTTCCATAGAGCACTGTTGTAGATCTGACCACTTTCCAGTTGATCATTGATGCGTTTTAGTTCCTGAATCACAACCTTGCCGGCACCCATGCTCAAGTGCCCCACTTCGCTGGAGCCTTGAAAGCCTGCAGGGAGGCCTACTGCTTCTCCAGAAGCTCCCAGGAGGCTACGAGGGTATTTTTTACGGTATGCATCAAGATTGGGAGTATTGGCTGCCAGAACGGCATTGCCTTCAATTCTTTCGGTGTAACCCACACCATCGAGAACGATAAGTACAACTGGTTTCATATATTCAATTCTTTCTTGTTAAACAATTTCATCACTGTCGGGAATTTAGGATTTGTTGGGGCCTTGGGAACCGCGAATTACGCTAATTGCACGAAAGGGGGGCTGAGTTTAGTGAGTTATTGAGTGTATGCGTTTGTGAGTTCTGTGGATTAATGGCATCTTGCTCCCTGTCTTTTGCGGGGTTCTAGGCTGCTTCCCACAGCCTTGGGACCTTGTGCTTGCCTGTCTTCCATAGTGAGGCACAGCAATCGATGTGATCTCCAGTCTATCCTCTCCCCAGGAATCCGGAGATTGCTTCGCATACGCTCGCAAAGACCTAAGACGAAATCCCGATACTTGTGTTTGGATCGCAACGACATTATGGAGCGGCCCAAATCTGTCTTCGCAAGGAGGCGCAGCCGACGAAGCGATCTCGAACTTTCTATTACCCGGGGAGCATGAGATTGCCGTCCTTAATGCATAATATGGCTGGGATTTATCTAAACGCCGGGGATTGGGCTTTCACCCCTACCGTTTTCACTTAATTTTCCTGCTATGACAAAGACAAGCAGACAAAGAGCAACTCTTGTTGGAGCGAGTCACATCGGTCGCTTCCATTGCAGGGGGTTGTTAAGCGGACAATCGCGATGAAATTAATTTTTAGCGAACTCATTCAGTTAGTAAGAAAAAAACAAGAGCGGAACATTTGGCAGGTTGTAAAATTTTTCATCGCGTTGATGGCGATGGTTACTATCTACAGCATCATATTTCACTTTTTGATGGCCCTTGAAAACCAGCAATTCAGCTGGATCACCGGATTTTACTGGACATTAACTGTCATGTCCACCCTTGGTTTTGGCGATATTACTTTTGCCACTGATCTGGGCAAGATTTTTTCTATCCTGGTTCTCATGTCTGGGGTTGTGTTTCTTCTCACCATGCTGCCTTTTACACTTATCCAGTTTTTTTATCTGCCGTGGGTGGAGGCCCAGGCTAAGGCCAGAGCGCCCCGACAATTGCCAGAAGGCACCAAGGACCATGTCATCCTTACAAGCTATGATTCGGTTACGATCAACCTTGCAGAAAAATTCCGCAAGTATAATTATGAATACGTTGTCGTAGTAGAGGATGTACAACAAGCTTTAGATCTTCAAGATTTAAACCTCCGAGTCGTGGTGGGAGAGTTGGGTAATCCGCAAACATACCAGCACTTGAAAGTTGAAGACGCAGCCCTTGTGGTTGCCAATGTCGATGATATGATGAATACCAACATCGCCTTTACCGTACGTGAAATTTCTCAAAAGGTTCCTCTCATCGCCAATGCTGATCTTGATGATTCAGTTGATATTCTTGAATTATCTGGTTGCACATACGTCTTTCAATTCACGAAAATGCTCGGACAGTCCCTGGCTCGAAGGGTTCTTGGCACAAGTACCAAGGCAAACGTTATCGGGAAAATTGGATCCCTTTTAATCGCAGAGGCCACGACCATGAGGACAGCTCTTGTAGGCAAAACGCTTATGCAGAGCGAGTTACGCAAGACAATCGGTGTCAATGTGGTGGGCGTATGGGAAAGGGGCGTGTTTACCATACCCACTCCTCAAACCCTCATCAAACCAACAACAGTACTTTTGCTGGCTGGGTCGGCTGAACAATTCAGCGAGTATGACGCAAAATTTGGTGGAGAAAAAAAACTCCAGAAGCTTGTATTGATAGTGGGAGGAGGCAGGGTAGGCCAGGCAGCCGGCGATGCCCTGCATGAGCGTAATATCGATTATCGAATTATAGAAAAACAAAAAAGCGTTATTGGCGATGAGCGCTATATCTACGGTAGTGCCGCCGACATTAATACGCTTATCCGGGCCGGAATCAAGGAAGCTTCTTCGATTCTCATCACGACTCATGATGATCCAACGAATATATATCTAACCATTTACTGCCGCAGGCTACGTCCCGATGCGCAGATCATCAGCCGGGCAAGCATT
Protein-coding sequences here:
- a CDS encoding insulinase family protein, which gives rise to MKKTTISFALMLTISAGMAAQPGVSIHKLNNGMDVLLIENKALPMVGVNVIIKTGSAYETYETSGMSHMLEHLLFNGTTTRTQRELYDATDLIGGYNNANTGDYYTNFMMVMPAEHKIAGMEIQADMLFNSILPEEKFEKEKGIVLEEIAQSLSKPATQMEYNLSAELYRGHSLSLPTLGTYATIEHMTRDAVNHYYQSTYRPNNMILSAIGNFDSATMLEDINRIYGSAAPGSIFRPTDSILKTGMTKPVATPLSESSWLDRYYGGEVPTLHQIYPLENKYPKGFMPLLEMALKDIQPTMETNLKEAWPETVDGLSIQIHSSPIANYVELKLNLKNEDNARKISNELNRAINKTKFRIASTTLASMATKEKTAFLQNVEKPHMFGIYNAFDLAVSGIDGVLDLPTARDFSEAAGALKYFRMKMEPTVIFHHAQSAESAGVSGEIKTSLVQSPEKGMGLIVRQNPGSELLAIHYLFKYKSAYEAEFGKDAAKYLHDCFGQRMKSTEKLAESQKFGLKFTVNDNPWIPMDNIYLHPDFGYIRVEGLANNIVGTIAFLKAEMNGFIPTSEEFNIARGKFSQSMMHGSKDKAKDLFDALVDSTLYGSAAKENEKALSYESLVEFARVYFSPDNRVVSVVSPKAEDVVSRLLLAGSNSPAKTYPLTEKSYLKPATPVTIDVPGGGERTYLFWGYVKDIETGDEAALKALGLILSDKITFDVREKQGLVYRMTATSAVRDNKALFYMSLGTRPQNAEILLPQFESLMSKKTLGQLSEDDVQKTINMYLGRMMFRRLSSINQAYYLGTSLFFEDDMNHDQTFLDALKAVTLEDVNRVADKYLSPENAISIVVR
- a CDS encoding 2,3-bisphosphoglycerate-independent phosphoglycerate mutase; protein product: MKPVVLIVLDGVGYTERIEGNAVLAANTPNLDAYRKKYPRSLLGASGEAVGLPAGFQGSSEVGHLSMGAGKVVIQELKRINDQLESGQIYNSALWKAMMQQWQARESTFHLFGLLQDEGVHAHYDHLFKFIRQASAEYPAGKIVIHPFLDGRDTPPRSALEHLSKLEGVIAEFQNVSIGTLMGRYYGMDRGKVWEITDRAYACIVSGKGRPMTSAGDAIQSSWENDKTPSGEDMFDEYIEPFVMEGYTGIHDGDVVLHTNYRQDRATQLTLAFTAKDYPGTPKVKLDIIYAGMTAYYDGFENFLLADAGGADSEPSVTVGQLIAEAGLHQLRMAETQKFPHVTSFFNGKLTTPYKNEDREELKGRFDPASFADHPEMEAYRVTERFLEKLDEDKYDFIMVNYANGDMVGHTGNFDAGVKAVEVLDECIAQIIPAILARDGQILMTADHGNVDQMLDYETGAVRTSHSLNPVELLYIADESHLNVELSDGCLSDIGVTVLALLGIEAPPEMGARVLITPQ
- a CDS encoding NAD-binding protein, with the protein product MKLIFSELIQLVRKKQERNIWQVVKFFIALMAMVTIYSIIFHFLMALENQQFSWITGFYWTLTVMSTLGFGDITFATDLGKIFSILVLMSGVVFLLTMLPFTLIQFFYLPWVEAQAKARAPRQLPEGTKDHVILTSYDSVTINLAEKFRKYNYEYVVVVEDVQQALDLQDLNLRVVVGELGNPQTYQHLKVEDAALVVANVDDMMNTNIAFTVREISQKVPLIANADLDDSVDILELSGCTYVFQFTKMLGQSLARRVLGTSTKANVIGKIGSLLIAEATTMRTALVGKTLMQSELRKTIGVNVVGVWERGVFTIPTPQTLIKPTTVLLLAGSAEQFSEYDAKFGGEKKLQKLVLIVGGGRVGQAAGDALHERNIDYRIIEKQKSVIGDERYIYGSAADINTLIRAGIKEASSILITTHDDPTNIYLTIYCRRLRPDAQIISRASIDGNISKLHTAGADLVMSYASLTANTIINLLKPDKLLMVAEGLNVFRVIVPSSYVGKSLAESQIRTRTGCNVIAIYDKEIENINPSPSFLFTEENELILIGDVAAEGLFYKLYSEMKKINGDGE